The following are from one region of the Corynebacterium hindlerae genome:
- a CDS encoding ABC transporter permease family protein translates to MYQGFKELRRAPGRSALITTTIGLIAVLVSFLSALTAGLSHQSISALEYLTEGKTMIVADNGASTLSGSRVPATLADEVGGTPLYVGRDRVGDTPVAIMPDPSLSGNEAKVNGTLDAPVDLTLADKDVHVEGTQDLWLDHVPVVLVSPENAAQGEPAAILVDHEVTAPEGTKVLTGKDILKTSASYTGENLSLTTMTTLLFAISALVVGAFFTVWTIQRLGGIAITLALGAARKVVISDALTQALLVLVGGVAAGTLLTITVASFAPDSLPVSLTWSTTALPAAILIACGLAGAAFSLFPIFRVDPRSALANA, encoded by the coding sequence ATGTACCAAGGCTTTAAAGAACTCCGTCGCGCGCCCGGACGCAGCGCACTGATCACCACCACCATCGGTCTGATCGCCGTGCTCGTGAGTTTCCTGTCCGCACTCACCGCAGGGCTGTCTCACCAGTCGATCTCCGCACTGGAATACCTCACCGAGGGCAAGACCATGATCGTCGCCGACAACGGCGCATCCACGCTCTCGGGTTCTCGGGTCCCAGCGACACTCGCGGACGAAGTCGGGGGAACCCCGCTGTATGTCGGCCGGGATCGGGTTGGTGACACCCCGGTCGCCATCATGCCGGATCCAAGCTTGAGTGGTAACGAAGCCAAAGTCAACGGCACCCTGGACGCCCCAGTCGACCTGACCCTGGCCGACAAGGACGTCCACGTTGAAGGCACCCAAGACCTGTGGCTCGACCACGTCCCAGTGGTGCTCGTTTCTCCCGAAAACGCAGCTCAGGGCGAGCCTGCCGCGATCCTGGTAGACCACGAGGTCACCGCACCGGAAGGCACCAAGGTCCTCACCGGCAAGGACATCCTGAAAACCTCCGCAAGCTACACCGGCGAAAACCTGTCCCTCACCACCATGACCACTCTCCTGTTTGCCATCTCGGCCCTCGTGGTTGGCGCGTTCTTCACTGTGTGGACGATCCAGCGTCTCGGCGGCATCGCCATCACCTTGGCGCTCGGCGCGGCCCGCAAAGTCGTCATCTCTGACGCCCTCACCCAGGCTCTGCTCGTGCTGGTCGGTGGCGTGGCAGCCGGCACCCTCCTGACCATTACGGTTGCTAGCTTCGCCCCAGACAGCCTCCCGGTTTCCCTCACGTGGTCCACCACCGCACTGCCCGCCGCGATCCTCATCGCCTGTGGCCTCGCCGGTGCCGCGTTCTCCCTCTTCCCGATCTTCCGCGTTGACCCACGCAGCGCACTCGCCAACGCTTAA
- the rlmN gene encoding 23S rRNA (adenine(2503)-C(2))-methyltransferase RlmN has translation MAEIPLVFDAPKRGMPQKHFADLTHEERVSAVQELGLPKFRVDQIARHYYGRLEADPTTMTDLPAAAREKVRDALFPTLMTPVRQISTDGGDTTKTLWQLHDGTLLESVLMRYKDRATLCISSQAGCGMACPFCATGQGGIDRNLSTGEIVDQVRAAAATMAAEGSRLSNIVFMGMGEPLANYKRVMSAVRQITAPAPQGFGISQRNVTVSTVGLAPAIRRFADEGFSVTLAVSLHTPDDELRDTLVPVNNRWSVSEVLDAAKYYAEKSGRRVSIEYALIRDINDQGWRADMLGKKLHKALGPLVHVNLIPLNPTPGSKWDASPKERQDEFVRRVIAQGVPCTVRDTRGQEIAAACGQLAAEEK, from the coding sequence ATGGCTGAAATTCCACTCGTTTTTGATGCCCCGAAGCGTGGCATGCCCCAGAAGCACTTCGCCGACCTCACCCACGAAGAGCGGGTGTCGGCGGTGCAGGAGCTTGGGCTCCCGAAGTTCCGCGTCGACCAGATCGCTCGCCACTACTACGGCCGCCTCGAAGCCGACCCCACCACCATGACGGATCTGCCGGCCGCCGCCCGCGAGAAGGTCCGCGACGCCCTCTTCCCAACGCTCATGACCCCTGTGCGGCAAATCTCCACCGACGGCGGCGACACCACAAAAACGCTGTGGCAGCTTCACGACGGCACCCTCCTCGAATCAGTCCTCATGCGTTACAAGGACCGCGCCACCCTCTGCATCTCGTCCCAAGCAGGGTGCGGCATGGCGTGCCCGTTCTGCGCAACAGGGCAGGGCGGCATTGACCGCAACCTATCGACGGGCGAAATCGTCGATCAAGTCCGCGCAGCAGCCGCCACCATGGCCGCCGAAGGCTCCCGCCTTTCCAACATCGTGTTCATGGGCATGGGCGAGCCGCTGGCCAATTACAAACGCGTCATGAGCGCCGTCCGGCAAATCACGGCCCCAGCCCCGCAAGGCTTCGGCATATCCCAACGCAATGTCACCGTCTCCACGGTCGGCCTCGCCCCAGCTATCCGACGCTTCGCCGACGAAGGCTTCTCCGTCACCCTCGCCGTATCCCTGCACACCCCCGACGACGAACTCCGTGACACCCTCGTTCCCGTTAACAACCGCTGGTCGGTCTCGGAAGTACTCGACGCAGCCAAGTACTACGCCGAAAAGTCCGGCCGCCGCGTCTCAATCGAATACGCCCTCATCCGGGACATCAACGACCAAGGCTGGCGCGCCGACATGCTCGGCAAAAAGCTCCACAAAGCCCTCGGCCCACTTGTCCACGTCAACCTCATCCCACTGAACCCAACGCCGGGGTCTAAATGGGATGCCTCCCCGAAGGAACGCCAAGACGAATTCGTGCGACGCGTCATCGCACAAGGCGTGCCATGCACCGTTCGTGACACCCGTGGCCAAGAAATCGCCGCAGCCTGTGGCCAGCTCGCAGCTGAGGAGAAGTAA
- the dxr gene encoding 1-deoxy-D-xylulose-5-phosphate reductoisomerase codes for MKKRVLILGSTGSIGTQALEVIADNRDKFEVVGIAAGGSDPKLIIQQAAAWGLGPGQVCVAKPAAAREVGEALGGAVVEQAHELVDAVPCDTVLNALVGSMGLRSTLSALEQGAALALANKESLVAGGHIVLEKAKPGQLVPVDSEHSAMAQCLMSGERGEVSRFVLTASGGPFRGWTREQMWDVTPEQAAQHPTWSMGQMNTLNSATLINKGLELIEASLLFGVAPELIDISVHPQSIIHSMVTFHDGATIAQASPPSMKLPISMALDWPRRVKKAQPALDFTQAHTWTFEPVDDVAFPAVQLAREAVAQGGTFPAVYNAANEEAAAAFLQRRIKFPHIVDTVAEVLSGASEFAGVPSNVDDVIATEDEARRRANKVVDRLAN; via the coding sequence GTGAAAAAGCGTGTTCTGATTCTTGGTAGCACTGGTTCGATTGGCACTCAGGCGCTGGAGGTGATTGCCGATAACCGCGATAAATTCGAGGTTGTCGGTATCGCTGCGGGCGGCTCCGACCCGAAGTTGATCATTCAGCAAGCGGCAGCGTGGGGGTTGGGGCCGGGGCAGGTGTGCGTCGCTAAGCCTGCTGCTGCGCGGGAGGTCGGTGAGGCGCTGGGTGGCGCCGTCGTTGAGCAGGCGCACGAGCTTGTCGACGCCGTCCCCTGCGATACCGTCCTCAACGCGCTGGTCGGGTCGATGGGGTTGCGGTCGACGCTGAGTGCGCTGGAGCAGGGCGCGGCGCTGGCGCTCGCTAATAAAGAGTCCTTGGTGGCTGGTGGGCACATTGTGTTGGAAAAGGCGAAGCCGGGTCAGTTGGTGCCCGTTGATTCCGAACATTCTGCGATGGCGCAGTGCCTGATGTCTGGTGAGCGTGGGGAAGTGTCGCGTTTTGTGCTGACGGCGAGTGGCGGCCCGTTCCGCGGGTGGACCCGGGAGCAGATGTGGGATGTGACTCCGGAGCAGGCGGCGCAGCACCCGACGTGGTCGATGGGGCAGATGAACACGCTTAATTCCGCCACACTGATCAATAAGGGATTGGAGCTTATTGAAGCGAGCCTGCTATTCGGCGTGGCCCCGGAGCTTATCGACATCTCCGTGCACCCGCAGTCGATCATCCACTCGATGGTCACTTTCCACGACGGCGCTACCATCGCGCAGGCGTCGCCACCGTCGATGAAGCTGCCGATCTCCATGGCGCTGGATTGGCCCCGGAGGGTGAAGAAAGCGCAGCCTGCCTTGGACTTCACTCAGGCGCACACCTGGACGTTTGAGCCAGTGGACGATGTCGCATTCCCGGCGGTGCAACTGGCGCGCGAGGCAGTGGCTCAGGGGGGCACGTTCCCGGCGGTGTATAACGCCGCAAACGAGGAGGCCGCAGCCGCGTTCCTGCAGCGTCGGATCAAGTTCCCGCACATCGTGGACACGGTGGCTGAGGTGCTCAGTGGGGCGAGCGAGTTCGCTGGTGTACCGTCTAACGTCGACGATGTTATCGCCACAGAAGACGAGGCACGTCGCCGAGCCAACAAGGTTGTGGACCGGCTAGCTAACTAA
- a CDS encoding response regulator codes for MISVLLADDHPVIRAGLKAVLEDDDDITVVGEVATPEEAVSFVRAHPDLDLVLMDLRFGDGPGEDAESGGVRATRMIREQPNAPQVLVVTNYSTDADVVGAVSAGAVGYLLKDSDPSVLVAGVRQAAVGESVLSTKVATRLMGRMRNPSVNLTAREMEVLRLVSEGKSNRDIAKELFLTEATIKSHLGNAFTKLGVTSRTAAVVEARKRGIF; via the coding sequence ATGATTAGCGTGCTGCTTGCCGACGACCATCCCGTCATCCGCGCCGGGCTCAAAGCAGTCCTGGAAGACGATGACGACATCACGGTGGTAGGCGAAGTCGCCACCCCAGAAGAAGCCGTGTCCTTTGTACGAGCCCACCCCGACCTCGACCTCGTGCTCATGGACCTACGCTTCGGCGATGGGCCGGGCGAAGACGCCGAATCCGGCGGAGTGCGCGCCACCCGGATGATCCGCGAACAACCCAACGCGCCACAAGTACTCGTGGTGACGAACTATTCCACCGACGCCGATGTCGTGGGGGCCGTCTCCGCGGGTGCTGTCGGTTACTTACTCAAAGACTCCGACCCATCAGTGCTGGTAGCAGGCGTGCGTCAAGCGGCGGTGGGGGAGTCGGTGCTCTCCACGAAAGTCGCCACCCGCCTCATGGGCCGCATGCGCAACCCCAGCGTCAACCTCACCGCACGCGAAATGGAAGTGCTGCGCCTGGTGAGCGAAGGCAAATCGAACCGAGACATCGCCAAAGAGCTCTTCCTCACCGAAGCCACCATCAAATCGCACCTCGGCAATGCATTCACCAAGCTCGGCGTCACCTCCCGGACCGCCGCCGTCGTGGAAGCGCGCAAGCGGGGGATCTTCTAG
- a CDS encoding M50 family metallopeptidase codes for MSYFAGVALFALGIAITIGLHEWGHYSVARACGMRVRRFFIGFGPTLFQFTRGHTTYGFKAVPLGGFCDIAGMTAVDEITPEEKPYAMVDKPWWARVATLLGGVAMNIVVGMLVLYVVAVSAGLPNPKADFTATVAETTCVTLGCTDEGPAAAAGIKAGDRILAVDGVPAQSFMDVRKVIIEKPGQHVVLDVERAGSVTPVTVAVPSVERETQDGQKVTVGAIGIVSAPPKDAIKQYGLIDALPATASFTGNMLGATVQGLASLPAQVPGVLASIFGAERADTSPMSVVGASRVGGEMVERAQWATFLMMLASLNFFLALFNLIPLPPLDGGHIAVVLWEKLRDWVRGLRGLQPAGPADYTKLMPLTVVMTGTLLVLGVIVILADIVNPVRLFG; via the coding sequence GTGAGCTATTTCGCGGGCGTAGCCCTTTTCGCATTGGGAATCGCGATCACCATTGGACTGCACGAGTGGGGCCACTACAGCGTGGCGCGGGCCTGTGGCATGCGGGTGCGCCGCTTCTTCATCGGCTTTGGCCCCACGCTGTTCCAATTCACCAGAGGACACACCACCTACGGTTTCAAGGCCGTGCCCCTGGGTGGGTTCTGTGACATCGCTGGAATGACGGCGGTCGATGAGATTACCCCTGAGGAAAAGCCGTACGCCATGGTAGACAAGCCGTGGTGGGCTCGGGTGGCGACGCTGCTGGGTGGCGTGGCGATGAACATAGTCGTCGGCATGCTGGTGCTTTATGTGGTGGCAGTGAGCGCGGGCCTGCCGAACCCCAAGGCCGATTTCACCGCTACCGTGGCGGAAACCACCTGCGTCACGCTGGGGTGCACGGACGAGGGGCCGGCGGCTGCTGCTGGAATCAAGGCTGGGGACCGGATTCTTGCCGTCGATGGGGTGCCGGCACAATCGTTTATGGATGTGCGCAAGGTGATTATCGAAAAGCCTGGCCAGCACGTTGTTCTGGACGTGGAGCGGGCGGGCAGCGTCACGCCGGTAACCGTGGCCGTCCCATCCGTCGAGCGGGAAACCCAAGACGGCCAGAAAGTCACGGTGGGCGCCATCGGCATCGTCTCCGCGCCGCCGAAGGACGCGATCAAGCAATACGGGCTTATCGACGCCCTCCCCGCCACCGCATCCTTCACTGGAAACATGTTAGGAGCTACGGTGCAGGGGCTGGCGTCGTTGCCAGCGCAGGTGCCAGGAGTGTTGGCGTCGATCTTCGGGGCGGAACGCGCCGACACCAGCCCGATGAGTGTTGTCGGTGCCTCCCGCGTGGGTGGCGAGATGGTGGAGCGCGCCCAATGGGCAACGTTCCTGATGATGCTCGCCAGCCTGAACTTCTTCCTCGCACTATTTAATCTGATCCCGCTGCCACCGCTCGACGGCGGGCACATCGCGGTGGTGCTGTGGGAGAAGCTGCGGGATTGGGTGCGTGGCTTGCGCGGGCTGCAGCCAGCAGGCCCTGCGGATTACACCAAGCTCATGCCGTTGACCGTGGTGATGACGGGAACGTTGCTGGTGCTGGGTGTGATCGTGATTCTGGCGGACATTGTCAACCCGGTGAGGCTCTTCGGCTAA
- a CDS encoding sensor histidine kinase — MATTHLLHSAWRWLHAFMFVLVAALIILAVVRGATGAAIVAAVIFTFSLAGWEWSRVLGKTWSPALMLVTVAAFAIFLYYSEDAAFLAFPLFFAITHAYGGWRSVAYVSVLTLVTILVLLRHSGPGIGSIIGPAIGAGVALAVGLGFRLLITESQARADAISELIETKAQATEMARAAGELSERTRLAGDIHDTVAQGLSSIQLLLHSAEKKAVELGDSALVETLQLARQTAAQNLSETRRIIAALQPEPLAGSSLPVALARVCSTTPMGNAVRFHVDGPATELPEPLESALVRITQTLLANVVAHAHATRANVTLTFDSDAVSLDVVDDGVGFDPASVGPNSYGLAGVRRRVDKLGGTVTIESDGGTGVSVRIPMEVSHD, encoded by the coding sequence ATGGCGACGACACACCTCCTACACTCCGCGTGGCGTTGGTTGCACGCGTTCATGTTTGTCCTGGTCGCTGCGCTGATTATCCTTGCGGTGGTTCGCGGGGCAACCGGAGCGGCGATTGTAGCGGCAGTGATTTTTACTTTTTCGCTGGCGGGGTGGGAGTGGTCGCGAGTGCTGGGCAAGACGTGGTCACCGGCACTCATGTTGGTGACGGTGGCGGCCTTTGCGATTTTTCTCTACTACAGCGAGGACGCGGCTTTCCTAGCATTTCCCCTGTTCTTCGCCATCACGCACGCTTACGGTGGCTGGCGCAGTGTGGCGTACGTGAGTGTGTTGACCCTGGTCACGATTCTAGTGTTGTTGCGGCACTCAGGGCCGGGGATCGGTTCCATTATCGGTCCTGCGATCGGTGCTGGTGTGGCGCTTGCGGTGGGACTGGGGTTCCGGCTGTTGATCACAGAGTCGCAGGCCCGCGCCGATGCGATCTCTGAACTGATTGAAACCAAGGCTCAAGCGACAGAGATGGCCCGCGCCGCCGGCGAATTGAGCGAGCGCACCAGGCTGGCCGGGGATATCCATGACACGGTCGCCCAAGGCCTGAGCTCTATTCAGCTGTTGTTGCACTCGGCTGAGAAGAAAGCCGTCGAGCTGGGTGATTCCGCCCTGGTTGAGACCTTGCAATTGGCGCGTCAGACGGCGGCGCAGAATCTGAGCGAAACGCGTCGTATCATCGCGGCCCTGCAGCCCGAGCCGCTGGCCGGGTCGTCGCTGCCGGTGGCGCTAGCCCGGGTGTGTTCTACCACTCCGATGGGCAACGCGGTGCGCTTTCATGTGGATGGGCCCGCGACGGAACTTCCGGAGCCGCTGGAAAGTGCGCTCGTGCGGATTACTCAAACGCTGCTGGCTAATGTGGTTGCCCATGCGCATGCTACCCGTGCGAATGTCACGCTGACGTTTGATTCGGACGCGGTGTCCCTGGACGTGGTGGATGATGGGGTGGGCTTTGACCCGGCGTCGGTGGGCCCGAATTCTTACGGGCTTGCGGGGGTGCGGCGGCGCGTCGATAAGCTGGGTGGGACGGTTACTATCGAATCGGACGGGGGCACGGGTGTGAGCGTGCGGATCCCGATGGAGGTGTCACATGATTAG
- the ispG gene encoding flavodoxin-dependent (E)-4-hydroxy-3-methylbut-2-enyl-diphosphate synthase — MSTPIGLGIPDAPLPTLAPRRKTRQLMVGKVGVGSDYPISVQSMTTTKTHDVNATLQQIAQLTATGCDIVRVACPKTVDAEALPVIAKKSPIPVIADIHFQPKYIFAAIDAGCAAVRVNPGNIKEFDGRVKEVAKAAGDANIPIRIGVNAGSLDKRIMDKYGKATPEALVESALWEAGLFEEHGFGDIAISVKHNDPVVMVEAYRQLAAQCDYPLHLGVTEAGPAFQGTIKSAVAFGALLAEGIGDTIRVSLSADPKEEIKVGDQILQSLNLRPRKLEIVSCPSCGRAQVDVYKLAEEVTAGLEGMDVPLRVAVMGCVVNGPGEARDADLGVASGNGKGQIFVKGEVIKTVPESQIVETLIDEAMKIAETMGDTTVTGAPTVSITQ, encoded by the coding sequence GTGTCAACTCCCATCGGCCTCGGAATTCCAGACGCACCACTGCCAACGTTGGCGCCGCGGCGTAAGACCCGGCAGCTGATGGTGGGGAAGGTCGGTGTCGGTTCCGATTACCCAATTTCGGTGCAGTCCATGACCACCACCAAGACGCATGACGTCAATGCCACCTTGCAGCAGATCGCGCAGTTGACTGCCACGGGTTGTGACATTGTGCGCGTGGCGTGCCCGAAGACGGTGGACGCGGAGGCGCTGCCCGTCATCGCGAAGAAGTCCCCGATCCCGGTGATCGCTGACATCCACTTCCAACCGAAGTACATTTTCGCCGCCATCGACGCTGGTTGCGCCGCCGTTCGTGTGAATCCCGGCAACATCAAGGAATTCGATGGCCGTGTGAAGGAAGTAGCCAAGGCTGCAGGAGATGCGAACATCCCGATCCGTATCGGCGTGAATGCTGGTTCCCTGGACAAGCGCATCATGGACAAATACGGGAAGGCGACCCCGGAAGCGTTGGTGGAGTCCGCGTTGTGGGAGGCAGGTCTGTTTGAAGAGCACGGCTTTGGCGACATCGCCATTTCCGTGAAGCACAATGACCCGGTGGTGATGGTGGAGGCATACCGCCAGCTGGCCGCACAGTGCGATTACCCGCTGCACCTCGGCGTGACGGAAGCCGGCCCAGCATTCCAGGGCACTATCAAGTCAGCTGTGGCGTTTGGTGCGCTGCTGGCCGAGGGAATTGGCGATACCATCCGCGTGTCCCTGTCCGCCGATCCGAAGGAAGAGATCAAGGTCGGCGATCAGATCCTACAGTCCCTGAACCTGCGCCCCCGCAAGCTGGAAATTGTGTCCTGCCCATCCTGTGGCCGCGCCCAGGTAGACGTGTACAAGCTGGCTGAAGAAGTAACGGCTGGTCTGGAAGGCATGGATGTGCCATTGCGCGTGGCCGTCATGGGTTGTGTTGTTAACGGCCCTGGTGAGGCGCGCGACGCCGATCTTGGCGTTGCTTCCGGTAACGGCAAGGGCCAGATCTTTGTCAAGGGTGAGGTGATTAAGACCGTCCCTGAGTCTCAGATCGTGGAGACCCTCATTGACGAGGCAATGAAAATCGCCGAGACCATGGGTGATACCACGGTCACCGGCGCTCCTACAGTCAGCATCACACAGTAG
- a CDS encoding DUF2631 domain-containing protein, translating into MAGSHTIEPEVHNGVSTLDEPSAAWGWHDIGRGPTQIAGWISVAFLLGMNFGNHRGHVETIWLCAIAALIAIGLLIQLFQPKLSQVRTVTAHNKAEGHVEPHWTYEQQTLQGSHANLTDAQLRALNVDPSTVKGELN; encoded by the coding sequence GTGGCTGGTTCTCACACGATTGAGCCTGAGGTTCACAACGGCGTGTCTACCCTCGACGAGCCATCCGCAGCATGGGGCTGGCACGACATCGGACGTGGCCCAACCCAGATCGCTGGCTGGATCTCCGTCGCATTCCTCCTCGGCATGAACTTCGGTAACCACCGCGGCCACGTGGAAACCATCTGGCTCTGCGCCATCGCAGCCCTCATCGCCATCGGCCTGCTCATCCAGCTGTTCCAGCCAAAGCTCTCCCAGGTTCGCACCGTCACCGCCCACAACAAGGCAGAAGGCCACGTCGAACCACACTGGACCTACGAGCAGCAGACCCTCCAGGGCTCCCACGCAAACCTCACCGACGCGCAGCTGCGCGCCCTCAACGTCGATCCTTCCACCGTAAAAGGTGAACTGAACTAA
- a CDS encoding ABC transporter ATP-binding protein — translation MLQFSHVSLDIQDGSTTRRLLDDVSFSAAPGEVLGITGPSGSGKSTLLAIAGLLQPPTTGGVWLDDTSLTVTGREAAKIRREKIGIVFQRPNLVSSLSVREQLLLMPHLGRVLPLPRSVKRAAAERAEELLDAVGLAGMGDRRISELSGGQQARVNLARALMNSPELLLIDEPTAALDSHSADRVTDLIMELVHENQMPALYVSHDQEQIAKLDRTITVVDGRVQVPATV, via the coding sequence ATGCTTCAGTTTTCCCACGTCAGCCTCGATATTCAAGATGGCAGCACCACCCGGCGCCTCCTCGATGACGTTTCCTTCTCCGCCGCTCCCGGCGAAGTCCTCGGCATCACTGGCCCTTCCGGCTCCGGCAAATCAACGCTGCTTGCCATTGCTGGGCTCTTGCAGCCACCAACCACGGGTGGTGTGTGGCTCGATGACACCTCCCTCACCGTCACCGGTCGTGAAGCCGCCAAGATTCGCCGCGAAAAGATCGGTATTGTGTTCCAGCGTCCTAACTTGGTGTCGTCGTTAAGCGTGCGCGAGCAGCTCCTGCTCATGCCGCACCTCGGTCGCGTCCTTCCACTGCCACGGTCCGTGAAGCGGGCTGCGGCAGAGCGCGCGGAGGAGCTGCTGGACGCGGTGGGCCTCGCTGGGATGGGCGACCGCCGCATCAGTGAGCTGTCCGGCGGGCAGCAGGCGCGCGTCAACCTCGCGCGGGCACTGATGAACAGCCCTGAGCTGCTGCTTATCGACGAACCAACGGCCGCACTCGATTCCCACAGCGCCGATCGTGTCACCGACCTCATCATGGAGCTCGTGCACGAAAATCAGATGCCTGCCCTGTACGTGTCCCACGACCAGGAGCAAATAGCAAAACTCGACCGCACGATCACTGTCGTGGACGGCCGAGTTCAGGTGCCAGCTACTGTGTGA